From one Nymphalis io chromosome 19, ilAglIoxx1.1, whole genome shotgun sequence genomic stretch:
- the LOC126776227 gene encoding bilin-binding protein-like has translation MYRFAFLTFLASVSAYVILDSKCPEVKNVDNFNFKSYGNGVWYEIARYPDDLVKTGKCGALEYKQEGDVTKSKYTYVDNNKLMSIEGTARLAPDAGTTGKLIQSLHFGENGALVESDLSVLTIDYDNFFIDYYCQYDEVKKNSRESAWIGTRSKTLSQETKAAIDKFINDSKFLNASKFEWPSFSEEDCRVDA, from the exons ATGTACCGTTTTGCTTTTCTCACTTTCTTGGCTTCAGTATCCGCTTACGTCATCCTCGACTCCAAGTGTCCTGAGGTTAAAAATGTTgacaactttaattttaaatct tatggCAATGGCGTGTGGTATGAAATCGCGAGGTACCCTGATGACTTGGTGAAGACCGGGAAATGTGGTGCCCTTGAATATAAACAGGAAGGCGATGTAACGAAATCGAAATACACCTACGTCGACAACAACAAACTGATGTCCATTGAGGGTACTGCCAGACTAGCTCCCGACGCTGGTACCACTGGAAAATTAATCCAAAGTCTTCATTTCGGAG aAAACGGCGCTCTCGTCGAAAGTGATTTAAGCGTCCTGACTATTGACTATGATAACTTCTTCATCGATTACTACTGTCAGTACGACGAAGTTAAGAAAAACTCCCGAG AATCCGCGTGGATCGGCACAAGATCGAAGACTTTATCTCAAGAGACTAAGGCTGCAATCGACAAGTTCATAAATGACTCCAAATTTCTGAATGCTAGCAAATTTGAGTGGCCTTCATTCAGTGAAGAGGACTGTAGGGTCGATGCTTAA
- the LOC126776228 gene encoding bilin-binding protein-like, with protein MNRLALLIFVASASAYITRDSECPKFKSLDNFNFKSFSEGVWFERARYPDDIVKDGKCGIVKYKQDGDVKKIKYTFVNNHKPMSFEGTVKFANDAEPTGKLIHHLPIGANGTNIDIDLNILTVDYDNFFISYYCQFDEVKNSYREASWIFSRSKTLSEEAKSILDNFVKDSQFLNADKYVWPSVSDEDCLVNA; from the exons ATGAACCGTTTAGCTCTCCTCATCTTCGTGGCTTCAGCCTCCGCCTACATCACCCGCGATTCTGAGTGTCCCAAGTTCAAAAGTCTTGACAACTTCAATTTTAAGTCT tttAGCGAAGGCGTTTGGTTCGAACGCGCGAGGTACCCTGATGACATTGTGAAAGACGGTAAATGTGGTATCGTTAAATACAAACAAGACGGTGATGTCAAGAAAATTAAGTACACATTTGTCAACAACCACAAACCTATGAGCTTCGAGGGTACTGTCAAGTTTGCAAACGACGCTGAACCCACTGGCAAATTGATTCACCATTTGCCTATAGGAG CTAACGGCACTAACATTGATATTGATCTGAACATTCTGACTGTTGACTACGACAACTTCTTCATCAGTTACTACTGTCAATTCGACGAGGTTAAGAATAGCTACCGAG aaGCCTCTTGGATCTTCTCAAGATCTAAGACCTTATCTGAAGAGGCCAAGTCTATATTAGACAATTTTGTCAAGGACTCCCAGTTTCTGAATGCTGATAAATATGTGTGGCCTTCAGTCAGTGACGAGGACTGCTTGGTAAACGCTTAA